From Humisphaera borealis, the proteins below share one genomic window:
- a CDS encoding NUDIX domain-containing protein → MTVRVKARHFDRSLRVDARRIDCSTVEPFNLFKMQEYACGFLFSEDRSRVLLIRKRRPAWQAGKLNGVGGKIEPGETPLQAMRREFREEAGVDIADWQQVLRLSGPDWVGHFFRAFGNVGQAYAVTDELLELHKTASLPKDTIPNLQWMIPILLDDEVASGLYAVAVTPSVG, encoded by the coding sequence TTGACTGTACGCGTCAAAGCCCGACATTTCGACCGCAGTCTGCGGGTCGATGCACGCCGCATTGACTGTAGTACAGTCGAACCCTTCAACTTATTTAAGATGCAAGAATACGCCTGCGGGTTTCTATTTTCTGAAGATCGCTCGCGTGTCCTGCTGATCCGCAAACGCCGGCCGGCCTGGCAGGCGGGAAAACTCAACGGCGTCGGCGGGAAGATTGAGCCCGGCGAAACGCCGTTGCAGGCCATGCGACGCGAGTTTCGTGAGGAAGCCGGCGTCGACATCGCCGACTGGCAGCAGGTCCTCCGCCTGAGCGGCCCGGACTGGGTGGGGCATTTCTTCCGCGCCTTTGGCAACGTCGGTCAGGCGTATGCGGTCACCGACGAATTGCTGGAACTGCACAAAACCGCCTCGCTGCCGAAGGATACGATCCCAAACCTTCAATGGATGATTCCGATACTGCTGGACGATGAGGTGGCGAGCGGTCTGTACGCGGTGGCGGTCACCCCGAGTGTCGGATGA